The genomic interval GCGAAGGCCTCCACCATCAGCGACCCCGCGCAGGCGTTTCCGGCATCGCCCACGGCGAAGGTGAGCGCGTAGCGACGGCCGGGCACCGTGCGCACCACCTGCGCGATGGCCGACTCCTTCCCCGCCAGAAGCTCCACCGCGCGCCGCCCGCGCGGCACCGCGAAGTGCTCCGCGTCGATGTAACGCACGGCCTTGAGCGACTCCACCATCCACCCCGGGAGCGGCGAGTGGTCGTCCTCGATCTGCGGCGGCACGAGGACGCCCCACGTCGTGTTGGGGATGATGTAGGGTCCTTCCTCGAAGTCCCCGTTCTTAAACAGGTTCGCTGCCGGCGGGGGAGGCATTAGATCGAACAAGCAGCGCGCGCGAGTCGCGTTTAGTAAAGTAATTAAGTCTTACTGTTGGTTCTGCGGGGCGGGAAGAGCTGGCGAATGGCGACGGAGTCGATGAGGGGGCCGCAGGCGGGGTCCTCGGAGACGCCGGGGTTGTGGATGACGAGGTCGACGGCGGCGGACTTGGCGAGGAAGGCCCAGGAGTAGGAATCCCAGCCGTTGCTGCTGTACATGGTCTGCATGGGGAGGACGCCGAACTCAGGGGAGGCAGAGACGTTGAGGCGCTCCTCCTGGGCGCAGGTGCGGGCGGCGCTGAAGGTGAGGGAGTAGCGGACGCCCTCGGTGAGGCGGACCCGCTGCTTGATGGAGGCGTCGTTGCCGAGCCGGATGGCGAAGGAGCCCTCCGGCACCACCAGCAGCATGTCCCCCTGCTTCTGCCCCCACTGGATGTATTCCACGAATCCCGCCGTCTGCCATTGCGGGATCGCTTCGTGCCCGATCACCTGCGTGCCCCGCAGTGCCGATCGCCGCGGCCCCTGCTCGAAGTTCCCATTCGGCAGCAATCCTGCTCGCGATTAACAATTTTGACTCAAAATGCTTCAATTTGAACAAGTAAATTTGATAGTTCGTTAGAGATCCTTTATATGTTTTACGATTCTTCATATGGATTTTGTATGGTAAACCAAACAGATACTGATGACTCAGATGAACTAGACAACAAGTTCATCAAAAaaattcaataataataataatactaaagtTTTTCACTTTATTTCTCAGGCTTTAATTGGTTTTTAAAATATCCACTGGAATTTAGTTATTATCATTTTATTCTTACATTTTTCATAAATAGTGTCATGTTGTCCTTGTATTTTTATATGGCATTATTGGTTCACCCTTTTTTTAGGTGTGCATTTAACAACCTCATAGAATTGTGTTTTGGTTAAAAAAACATATAAGATAATAAgagtaaaataaatttttagaaaaatatactTGAATGTATTTAGTTTTTGATAAATTTACAATGAAAATAtgcattttaattataaaaaatggTTAAAGAAAGGTAAATTTCATGGTCCTCTCTAACTTCGAATGATAAATATAAGGCTCATACAAATGCATATATTGGCTGAATTTATATTTGAAGTATAAATTATAACACTTAAATCATAAATTATGAACAAATGTGAATTATCACGAACTAAAACACTACTTCTAAATAGAGATATATGAATAACCAACTAGTTGATGAACAAATATAAACTATGACAGAATCTATATTATCAGGAACGCAGATCTAATCCTAGTTGATGATTTAACcaactaaaatatttctaaatcatAAATTATGACCAGATCTGAATAATCAGGAACTTAAATCTAGCCTTAATCGATGAAATAGAGatatatgaataaaaaaaaaaggagaagttTGCCCTGTTTGGTGAGAGAAGGTGACCATGTTTCAGAATTCTTAAACTGTGtgtgttatttagaaaaaaaaaaaaaagggggacaAAATTAGGATTCCCTATGAAAATTATGTAATTTTAATAGAATAAATGAAGCAGAATCTGACAGGAGAAAGCTTCAGTCAAACTAAAGCTATCTCATATGACTTAAATCTAATCGAAGCAGCCTGATTCTGTTAATAGTGTTTTCAATCTGATTTCCAGACCACTAAGGAGTCATTATCACCATTTCATTCAATACCTTCATAATTTACCCCCGAAGAAAATTGAAAGGAAAtacaaaaaagaagaagaagaagaagaagaagtagtagTAGTGAGCTTTGAAATCTTACCATCCTTGAGAGCTGCAGCTAGCTGAGAAGAAATACACAGAAGCAAGAAATATGGAAGCAGAGGAAGCATTTTGATTGCCGAGACTGCAAAAGAGAGGAagatgaggagagagagagagagagagagagagagagaggagcaaGGCAAAGAGAGGATAGATCAGTGAATTATTTGTAGCAGGTGGTCAGGAGAGGGGTCGACTTTCAATGCTTGTCCAGAAAAACATGAGTCAGCTCTGTTTTCTATACCCCAAATGCCACTTGATCTAAACAAGAACAGCATAGAGCAAGGAATCTGTGACTACTGGTTATTCATCACACAAACTCACTAAGTAAAACTGTTAAAGCAACAACTTCACAAGGTGCATGAGTCTGGCCTCATTATATGCACCGTACTGTGTTCTTGCTGTGCCAGGGGTAAACTTAAGCTTAAAGCCCAAATCTCTGACAATAACTGAACAGACCACATGGAAATTCTTTAACAGTAGTTAATGTGCTACCTGATCGAGAGCACAAGGCATCAAAAGCTACTGATCAAAAGCTTAACAAAAGTTAAGGCAGGGTTCTATAATGTTTGAAGATATGTTGGACACTGCACCAGTCACATGGCTTGAAAATAAAACAGAGGATAAGGTGAGATAAAACTTGGATGAAGTTTCTTTTCACCACTACACGAAACAGTGATATCTGATAATGAGGAAAATTGTAACAGATCTATACTTACTATCCAGGCAGATCTAGATAAATTTATGTAAAGGGACTTCATCCTAGTTCTGAGTAAGGTGGACCAAAAAAGACCAGCTCAGACCAACTCAGCTCCATGGCAAAGGACATTCAGACCTATATATGAAAGACCATTTTGGTTATGAGGAAGGAAAAACTTTAGAAATTAACTTTAGAAATTGAGCTTATTCTGGTGACTTGTATATTTCAAAGCCAGATAAGTTCTGTCTGTTTGGACTCACAGCTCAAAGAAGCAATTAGGAGTTTCACGTGCTCTGCTCTCAGCCATCATGTGCTAATTAATCCAGGAACTGGCATGCATGTGAGCTGATTCCACAGTTTTAGCTGAAAATTTAGAcagaaaatataaaacaaaagatGCTCCACCATTGCCTTGTCCCATAGTTCTCCTTTGTTTACCACTGTTTTTTGCCCTAATTATCTTGAGTCTTGACCTACTAATTCCAGTGAATTCAGGAGGAAAATAATGTGAGTTTGCCTGGTTGCCATGATTGTGTGCTATCACAAGGTGAGAGTCAGAATAAGCCATGCCCTGCTCTCTCTGTCCTCTCTTCTCCCAAGAGAACCTCATCCCCAAACCATGCACGTCCCCTTCTCTACCTCTGCAATAGGAGTAACATGGCTCCATATGACCTGCCCTCGCTGCAGTGCCATGCAGCAGCTTCGCCTTCACTTCCAATCTTGTCTGTTCCTAGTTATACGCTTCGTTTTGAAGGATTCACCTCCTTCAGTTAAAACCTCGAGCTCTGCATCGAATTGCAGGTTGTAAGGTAATTATTTTTTAGATATTAGACAAGTAATTAAATAATGTTTGTTAATTATTATTGGATACGGTGCACTGTGAGTGaacttaaaaataatataaaattcatgataaaaatgatgtgatagttaaaattaaaatgatgTGTTAATTAAAATAAGGGTATACATATTCAGATGAATCATCTCTAAGTGAGACTCCTAATATAAATTTGGACGAACTTTAATTCTACCGGGGTCACGGGGTGCAACACCTTATAACTGATGGGCAAGTCCCTTAACATACGGTTGGTCAGTCTTATATCTAGTCGGACTTAAAGGATTTAGCTTTCCATTCTTACGATACAAATCTCAGTATACGACCGGTCGACCTAAAGTGCTAGTCAGATTTAAGGGTCTTAGCGTTCCACTCAATGGCAATACATACAAAATAAACTTGGTCGACTCCTATAATGGTCTAGCATATGGGCCCAACTCCCTTATTCTATAATACAACTCCCAACATATGACGAGTCGGCTAGAAGGTTGGTCGGACTTATAGGACATAGTTCCCCATCTCTCAACGTTAAGATAACTCTCAGCATATGAACGGTCGGTCAAAGAGGCAGTCAAACTTAAGGGGCTTTGTTCCCCACTTCTCTTGTCAGTCTCCCAGCATACAGGCGACTGACCTTCAGGCCGATCTGATTGCTTGCAAGAGACAACATTATCAGGGAATCACAAtaatctgtcagagaataacagcTACTTAACAAATAATATTCCGCCACCAAGGCATATAAAGAAAAAAGAACGTTCCTATGAGGGTGTCCATGTAGCTTCCATTGTTTGACGTTACTTAACATATTCTGACATCTGGTATTCTTAGCTGCCTCATTAATACAAGGGTTAAAAAAGATGGCTCATGTGCATAAAACGAAACCTTCCTCAGGTTGGACTTAAGGGCCTCAACGCCCCACTCAGTGCCAATACACACAAAATAAACTCGATCGACTCCTAAAATGGTCGGGCATGTGGAGCCTAACTTCACGATTCTACAATATAACTCCCAACATATAGCTAGTCGGCCAGAGGGCCAATCGGACTTATAGGGCATAGTTCCCCATCTCTCAGCGTTAAGACAACTCTCAGCATATGGATGGTGGGCCAAAGAGTAGGTTGGACTTAAAGGGCTTTGTTCCCCACTTCTCTTATTAGTCTCCCAATATACAATCGGTCGGCCTCCAGGCCAGTCGGACTACCTCCAAGAGATAACATTGTCAATAATTTACAAtaacttgtcagagaataataACTACTTGACAGAGAATATTCCGCCACTAAGGCATATACAGGAAATAGAATCTTTCTCTGAGGATGTTTGTCAAGCTTCCATTGCCTGATGTTACTTAAcatattttgatgtatgac from Zingiber officinale cultivar Zhangliang chromosome 6B, Zo_v1.1, whole genome shotgun sequence carries:
- the LOC121988861 gene encoding uncharacterized protein LOC121988861, translating into MLPLLPYFLLLCISSQLAAALKDGLLPNGNFEQGPRRSALRGTQVIGHEAIPQWQTAGFVEYIQWGQKQGDMLLVVPEGSFAIRLGNDASIKQRVRLTEGVRYSLTFSAARTCAQEERLNVSASPEFGVLPMQTMYSSNGWDSYSWAFLAKSAAVDLVIHNPGVSEDPACGPLIDSVAIRQLFPPRRTNTNLFKNGDFEEGPYIIPNTTWGVLVPPQIEDDHSPLPGWMVESLKAVRYIDAEHFAVPRGRRAVELLAGKESAIAQVVRTVPGRRYALTFAVGDAGNACAGSLMVEAFAGGQTVKVAYESKGKGGWKRAMLRFEAAKPRTRVVFWSSNYVTRSDDLSSLCGPVVDDVALVSIRNPKRA